A genomic segment from Hyalangium gracile encodes:
- a CDS encoding vWA domain-containing protein produces MTTQQNTPMIPEAQRGPAERLLELVLNGSAHLWHNRPGLDVNGTWQPAPRGKAVVSPQAKRVSPGLFVPAAVKLYRQILDIYKLNTDLMAHFASYALTQTDWRDLKVATCALMLVQGHAGQPVRENDGSVAFYDDDHRAIGEAMILHYERKSTRMLTPKAVLRVAELLETPEIARLNREAGFGDPGSKRPPMGRWKRVAHKWLQAREKNLPMLEGLVKAGYKETLKRLARKAGYKPESQAFFEVLGWKQKQSAGGHRAVGLEGLQLIKRERFDGLSEAEICEWIETDRLSYKEVVGRLPKDVGLTPAIMVALLPSLSDRDLRMMTPTLEELGLLSEPTIRARWEKAVQSATDQRALHIVKNVRSKELREKLEEASDNAARQAVAEATAEADVRVMFLIDKSGSMEGAIEQSKEALARILAGFPMDKLHIASFDTVGTVLKPKASSRMAVQHMLQGIKASGGTTHAAAVHALHRDGVKVPAEAKLIVIVVGDEAGEAGDQFARVFRDCGYTPAAMALLVSVASTRGNTVRTCAGQLRVPFSEVSVDQFADPYQVPRVLKALMDAPTAPGASQSGWVERVMRTPLLKVA; encoded by the coding sequence ATGACGACGCAGCAGAACACCCCGATGATTCCGGAGGCGCAGCGCGGGCCCGCCGAGCGACTGCTCGAGCTCGTGCTCAACGGCTCCGCGCACCTGTGGCACAACCGGCCCGGCCTGGATGTCAACGGCACCTGGCAGCCGGCGCCCCGCGGCAAGGCGGTGGTCTCGCCTCAGGCGAAGCGGGTGAGCCCGGGACTCTTCGTGCCGGCGGCGGTGAAGCTGTACCGGCAGATCCTGGACATCTACAAGCTCAACACGGACCTGATGGCGCACTTCGCGTCCTACGCGCTCACGCAGACGGACTGGCGTGACCTGAAGGTGGCCACCTGCGCGCTGATGCTGGTGCAGGGGCACGCGGGCCAGCCCGTGCGCGAGAACGACGGCAGCGTCGCCTTCTACGACGACGACCACCGGGCCATCGGTGAGGCGATGATCCTCCACTACGAGCGCAAGTCCACGCGCATGCTGACGCCCAAGGCGGTGCTGCGGGTGGCCGAGCTGCTCGAGACGCCGGAGATCGCACGCCTCAACCGGGAGGCCGGGTTCGGTGACCCGGGCTCGAAGCGGCCTCCGATGGGTCGGTGGAAGCGCGTGGCGCACAAGTGGCTCCAGGCGCGGGAGAAGAACCTGCCCATGCTCGAGGGTCTGGTGAAGGCCGGCTACAAGGAGACGCTGAAGAGGCTCGCCCGCAAGGCCGGCTACAAGCCGGAGTCGCAGGCGTTCTTCGAGGTGCTCGGCTGGAAGCAGAAGCAGTCCGCGGGGGGCCACCGAGCGGTGGGCCTCGAGGGGCTGCAGCTGATCAAGCGCGAGCGCTTCGACGGCCTCTCCGAGGCGGAGATCTGCGAGTGGATCGAGACCGATCGCCTCTCCTACAAGGAGGTGGTGGGTCGGCTGCCGAAGGACGTGGGGCTCACGCCGGCCATCATGGTGGCGCTGCTGCCGTCGCTGTCCGACCGTGACTTGCGGATGATGACGCCGACGCTGGAGGAGCTGGGCCTGCTGTCGGAGCCGACCATCCGGGCGCGCTGGGAGAAGGCCGTGCAGTCGGCGACCGACCAGCGGGCACTGCACATCGTGAAGAACGTGCGGAGCAAGGAGCTGCGCGAGAAGCTCGAGGAGGCGAGCGACAACGCGGCTCGGCAGGCCGTGGCGGAGGCAACCGCGGAGGCGGACGTGAGGGTGATGTTCCTCATCGACAAGTCCGGCTCCATGGAGGGCGCCATCGAGCAGTCCAAGGAGGCGCTGGCGCGCATCCTCGCGGGCTTCCCGATGGACAAGCTGCACATCGCGTCGTTCGACACGGTGGGCACGGTGCTCAAGCCGAAGGCGTCCAGCCGCATGGCGGTGCAGCACATGCTGCAGGGCATCAAGGCGTCGGGCGGTACGACGCACGCTGCCGCGGTGCACGCGTTGCACCGGGACGGCGTGAAGGTGCCGGCGGAGGCGAAGCTCATCGTCATCGTGGTGGGTGACGAGGCGGGCGAGGCGGGTGACCAGTTCGCCCGCGTCTTCCGCGACTGCGGCTACACGCCGGCGGCGATGGCGCTGTTGGTGAGCGTGGCGAGCACGCGGGGCAACACCGTGCGGACGTGCGCGGGGCAGCTCCGGGTGCCGTTCAGCGAGGTGTCGGTGGATCAGTTCGCGGACCCGTACCAGGTCCCGCGGGTGCTCAAGGCGCTGATGGACGCGCCGACGGCTCCTGGCGCCAGCCAGTCCGGCTGGGTCGAGCGGGTGATGCGGACGCCGCTGCTGAAGGTGGCTTGA
- a CDS encoding endonuclease V yields MELKPLHGWDVTPQEAVALQNSLRERLVLRPPAGWRVSRVTGADISTERGNDMGFGGFVVLDAESLAPVAQEGAAVPLRFPYVPGLLSFRELPVLAAAWRKLAQAPDLIVFDGQGIAHPRRLGLACHGGLLFGVPSIGCAKSLLVGTHGPLGEERGATAEIRHRGEVVGMAVRTRRGVSPVYVSPGHLMDLPTAVEWVLRLSPRFREPETTRRAHRLVNALRRESHGPPLSTAAALS; encoded by the coding sequence ATGGAACTCAAACCTCTGCATGGCTGGGATGTCACGCCCCAGGAAGCCGTGGCTCTTCAGAACTCTCTTCGTGAGCGGTTGGTGCTCCGTCCGCCGGCGGGATGGCGGGTATCTCGGGTCACCGGCGCGGACATCTCCACGGAGCGTGGGAACGACATGGGCTTTGGGGGCTTCGTCGTTCTCGACGCGGAATCACTCGCTCCCGTAGCCCAGGAAGGAGCCGCCGTCCCGCTCCGATTCCCTTATGTGCCTGGGCTGCTCTCCTTTCGGGAACTGCCGGTGCTTGCCGCTGCCTGGAGGAAGTTGGCGCAGGCGCCGGATCTGATCGTCTTCGATGGGCAGGGGATTGCCCATCCGCGCCGCCTGGGATTGGCCTGCCATGGCGGGCTGCTCTTTGGAGTGCCCTCCATTGGGTGCGCAAAGTCGCTCCTGGTGGGGACTCATGGACCCTTGGGGGAAGAGCGCGGTGCGACGGCCGAGATCCGGCACCGAGGCGAGGTGGTCGGTATGGCTGTCAGGACTCGACGCGGCGTCAGCCCGGTCTACGTTTCCCCTGGTCACTTGATGGACCTCCCAACTGCCGTGGAGTGGGTCCTGCGCTTGAGTCCTCGCTTTCGCGAGCCGGAGACGACCCGTCGTGCCCATCGCCTCGTCAATGCTCTGCGCAGAGAGTCTCATGGACCTCCGCTCTCCACAGCGGCAGCCCTGTCTTGA